Genomic DNA from Macadamia integrifolia cultivar HAES 741 unplaced genomic scaffold, SCU_Mint_v3 scaffold264, whole genome shotgun sequence:
GGTACCTTGTATGGTTGTGGATGGGATTCAGTCTTAAGCTTTTCGTCAATGACAAAGGCCTAAGATACCACATTCACACAACTTCCATTGTCCACAATCACTTAAGCTTTGTGAGGTCCACTAGACATCAAGGTGTAGAAGATATTGTTCCTCCTCCAGTCATCACCCTTAGTTTCAGCCACTAGGACTCTTGCAACCACATTAACATAAGCATAAGGATCATCATTCTCTGGTGCAAACTCATCTTCCAGTTCATCCTCCTCACCTTCAATTGCAACATTAACAGTCCAATCGTCATCCTGAGGTTTGTGGATTTGTAAATCCGGGTTGGATTCGATGGCACTGATGAAGGAGTTGGATCGTCCCGCTTAAGGCAGAATTTTGCCGTGTCCAGTTTTTCCACAACTGTAGCATGTCACAGATCCACTCTCCCTCACCATTGGAGCCTTCCCCTTGAtgtggatccgggttccaaaagtcggaatcgaatcgcttagggcccacttaaacactcaataaaacaaaggcaacacccaataacaattgtattgaaataaagcttcaactaaatggcagaattgtaattaaactgaagtttccaatgaaggtggcagttttgtaaataaataGAACTTTTGAAgggagtggcagacttgtaattaGATGGAACTAAAGGCCAAGCTACAATATGCcagtaaaagggtaatttaggaaCCAGGGAGAAAATAGGACAAGagataataaagaaataaaattgagGGTAGTATGGTCAAACCAGGGTTTTAAAAGACCTAAACAGCAGCCCACGATTTTcagtcttcttctccttgtcgtgagaaccagaaaccagtgGAACTTGAAGAATCAAGCTTCAGAAAACAGAAATCAAGCCTCAACAGTtatgaaatttcagatttaatgTCGACCAAGCCTGCTGGATCAATCCCAACCAGTACAGTTCAAAGATTCAAGCATATACTTGGAATATAAAGTCTGAATCTTGGAACCAGCGATAGTTGCAGGTATGGTCTGCAATTGACTTCAACTCTTGTGATTACTGGGTTCTTTGGAGAGCAGTGGACAAGGGTATGGATCGCAGGCAGGAGCTTCTCCTTTGGCCAGAACTAGAATGCAAATAGAACTCTGTCGGAGGAGTTCCGGCAAACCCTCTTTTGTTTTCTGAAATCACCCCGGCAGAGAAGAGGAACAAAGCCCAGTGATGAGGTCGTGAACAGAGAATAGAGGgtaagaaagagaaaaccagctagaaggagaagataagaagggaaaaagaaaataagaggagagaaaaatcagaaacaaGAGAGATGGGGGTCACGGCAGTCCATATTCAGCCAAGCaaaacattcaatttttttcaaaaaacttcAATTTTGTCTCTTACTAGTGaattacatggcttataaaagaaaactcaaagtatcaaaatggtaactaatttaaaatggaaactaatataaaattagaagctaactaatacaaaaagaaattgtttctaaatccaaagagaatcaaatcaaaagattttttttcttcctatgtccatcgtgcaactgcatcaccccTTATCTTGTGTATCTTGTGGAGCTCGGGTAGGGAATCCCGTTGGTTTGGTTGGTACATATGGTTTTTTGTTGTCAATTGGCTAGTTATACCTTCTGGAGGTTGTTTTGATCAGATCCTCTGCTTCTAGTGATTTGCCAAAACAAGTACTTAAGGAGGATATCTCGATCacaccaagcttctcacgaatATCAAACCTTAACCCTAGTTTGAAACGGGATATGagcagttcttcatcttctttatgggcACCTGTTCGTGAAAGCAGTTCATTAAAACGATCAATGTAATCTCCTATAGTCATAGTACCTTTCCTGAGAGTATTCAGCATGTCGTAGAGTCGACGTCGGTAGGTGGGTGGTAAGAATCTATCGTTGAggataaatttcaagtcttcccaATTGTGAGGCATCTGACGACTGCAGATCAGCCAATCCTCTTCATTCctccaccagtccttagctccACCAGTGAGCTTAGTGACAACTAGTtggactttcctttcttcaggcaTGCAGTACCACCGAGAGTAGTCATCAAAGGAAGTTACTCAGTCCTGGTAGTAGAGGGGATCGTGTCTCCCATTGTACTCTTTCAATTCTAACTTGACCTTGAATGTATCATTAGGTTGATAAAGCTGATTGTCatactcatcatcctcctcattcCGAGCTGGGACATTCCTTCTAGGTTGCATAGTGACTCTTCTGGGAACATTACCAATATAATTAACAGTAGGTTGAATATTAATTTGAGCAACAGTTGGTTGGGTGTTAGAATCAACAGCAGTACTCTCTTTTAGGTCAGCCAACTGTCGGTCATATCCATCCATCCTCGTAAACAAggcttggattgctttcatcacatcttgaatggtgggttggggttcttctgtctgagccatagctctgataccacttaatgcaggagtagattcaAAGGCTTAATCCCGCAAGCATAAGCCCATACCACTGTAAGAGACCTTAGAACAGCAACCTCAAAGAACACTCACAAGAGTAGATTAACCCACAAGGCAAACAAGTaattcaacacccaaaaaaccagaaaagattaaaaaacagaggagagagaaaaacaccTGCGCAGGGTCCAAGAGAGGGACCTGCGGCTGGCTGGTCTGGGCTCAGATGGAGCTGATCTTTTGGTCAATTGTAGGCCCAGGTGTGAGGaataaaacccccaaatattaACAGATTCTGATGGCTGGTTGCAGAGTAATGGAAGTTCTtgatttctgacctaggagagagaaaatcaagaattgCAGAAAACCAGAAGTGAACAGCTGCCAATGGCCTTCCAACAGAGATTGAGTGGCCCCCTTGGAGAGCTGAATCAGTCCTTAGAAGGTCTTGCAGATCAGACCTGAATTGGCCAGGAAAGGAGATCGAGTGGTTCCAATTTTAGGTCTGAATCTTGAAATCGATCCTAGCTGTAACAGAACACAGAAAACAGAAATctgattgcagaaattaagaaaaaaattaagagaatgTGGGGGAGTGGCTGTCTCGgccagggcttctcacccacaactatctcagttaTTTTAACATAATGactgcaattttctttattcaaatctgaaaattaggtttacataagctcctctatatatagagaggGCAGGACCTTCTTAATTACAGTCATACTAAGACTAGGAAtaaaacctatgtggaaaatagagtcctaagacaatttggactggACATAAACATACTTAAATCGATAGGCCCCATGGGCCtctatttaaattaaaaaaacaactAATAAATaccccctagccgatgggcccaatgggcccttaTTTATACTTAATAACTTAGCCACTCAAGTGGActaagtaggggttcggctgtccttcttggctggacccttcttcctctcatatctccttccataatgtgcatctacatcagaTCCTTTCCAAAATTTAATATGATATAAGCTGCCTTTTGACCATTTGATTATCCTAATAATTCAAGACTGGGTAAAAATGGGATAAGAGTAGTGGAGGTTATGTTGTAAAAGACTTCTAAATTTTCGGTCCAGCACTGGAGGAGCATTGTGAGCTCATCGTATACTCCTTGTACACTAATTAATATCTAATCATTAGTATAAGCtaatgaaacaaataaaaaattatatggaAATCCAGAATCAAAGATATAAAACGAAATACTCCTCGTCCTACCTCATTCTCCTTTGTATGCTCTCTTACATCATACTGGTCTCCTTTGGTAACAACAAGATCTCCTTTGTCATTTGTCCTCACATCGAGGCATGCAATTACCTGATCTTAGATTAAGAGTAGTTACAGAATCACATTCTGAAGGAAAAAATCTAATATGGTGATTTAAAAGAAAAGGCATAAGCTAAGCAATAATCATTTCAACAAGTCATAGAAGACTAATGACATAAAATATTCCGttggaagaaaaggaagaaaggaatcGCATAATTCAGGTCCAAGACATCTTACTCTCTTTGCAAGTTTTGAAGCTTTCCTTTCAGCTGGCTGCTGTATTATGGGTGAAGCTCTCAGATGTCAGGCAATCCAACAGAGTAATAGTTAAATATATTATACACATATAGTTTTGAAGCTACCTCAGTCACATCAGACTTTGAATACAAGAACCTTCTCAATATGGAAAGACCAACATCTGAAAAATTAATATCCCTTGCACATAAGTATGAACCCTAACTACAATAAATGATGGTAATAGGAAGACTGACATAATACAATTGGAAAATGATTTAGATAATGGATAATATGAGTTGCAACCAGAAACACTTGATAACAGGTTGTGTAATGCAAAATCAAAAGGCCAACTAGAGCTGTAGGCAGAAGGAGTATGAGGAGAACAATAAGCTAGAGGCTATAGTTAGTTAGATTCATTCTAACATGATATAAGAATTTCTAAAGCGGACTAAACTTTGATCACTCACCAGGGATTACAGTATCAGTTTAGAGGAGAGAATTACTTTTAAAAGAAGCATAGTTCATGCATATAGAAACCTAAGGATAATGCACATGAAATTGGTCCATACTTGTATGCCAATTTGACTGTTCTAACATTTTATTATTAACAATTTACACAAGAGCTGACCTTCCATAGCAAGTTGACAACTTAAAGTAATGactaatgttcaaaacataagtaaataatttttttttttttttttttgggaggggggcaGAAACTGCTGACTACCAAGAACTATTAAGAAGAAACAATATCTTACTTCCACTCTTTTCCGGGTGAAACTGTACAGCATGCACATTTCCCTTCCTAATAGAAGCAATGAAATTATCTCCATAATCGCATGTTGATGAGATCCAGTCGTTGTTAGCATTtgactacaaaaaaaaaaaaaaatgcatagaCTAACAGATTAGAAACCTAAATGTGAGTAAATACTGCATAATGATAAGCACTGAGAACAAGACAAGGAGACTGATACAGGCATTGCACGGTATGAGTGAACAAAATAGACATGACAGCCTCCAATATCATCCAAAATGCCGGAGTCTTTTGTAATTTGAACAGCATTCCACCCAATGTGAGGTACTCTGAAACCACTAGATGAGTCAAAACGTCCCACCACACCAGGTATCAAGCCAAGACCTTTTACTGAGAAGAGTGTAATGCAACTGTCAATTTAATACTGGATAAAATAAGAAACCAGAAAATAGGACTCACAATTTTCACTTCTACATCAAAACACTAGGACCCCAATGAGTAGTGGCTCCAAGATTTCTGGATTGGGTAGTATTTGAGAGTACAATACTAAAAATGTAGGAAAGTACTTGAATACATGTAAGTAACCAAACCAGAAGGGGTGGGTAACCTCCACTTTCTTTGAACCAATATGCATATGATGACTTACCATAAAAGCATGCCAACgacattattaaaaaataaaaccttataTGATGCAATGAAAAGAGGTCAATTGAAAGTATTTGCCATCAAGTAaccaaacaaaggaaaaaagagatacTACATCCCCATATTGTTTCCTTGACAAGAAACTGTACAACTGTTTATTAATGATTTCAACACATGCGAAGAAAGTTCTCAAGGGAAcaactagaagaaaaaaagacaaaaatgggaaaaacatgAATCCAACAATAACCTGGTCCATTCTCTTCACTAGACTCAAAAAGTAACTGAAGTCCAAGACAAATCCCTAAAAAGGGTCGATCATTTTCTATATAAGTACAGAGTGCTTCAGCCATCCTGCAAAACATAGATTCCAGAATAAAATTAAAAGTCTAATAATTAATGTGATAAGTGGCAATACTAATACACTGAAtccaattattgaatgtaactGAGAGGATGCACTCCAATGTTTCTTTACCACTATATATTTATTCTATACATAATTATTCTAGCAGACAATGAATCAAAATTACCATATAATAGATAGCCATTCAATTAGGCAGTGGCAAGGTTAATGATTTGCAATCCAAACCAAACAATTATGCTGACTTATACACAACCCAGCTATTCAATTTAGTCAAAGAAGGAAATCACATGAAGCAACGTTTCAAGCAAAGTCAATGCACCAACAATTTTCAGCATAATATAACTTATGCTTCAGAAAccaataaatttattttctatcatcatcattgttgttGTTTGCATCTGATCCTAATCCCAACCATTGACAGCCAGTTGCACCAATAATATTCTATTGGCCATAGATTTTGTGTTACCGTGAGTGTCACATGAATCAAATATTTCTGCACTTCTCAGTCCATATCATTTTCAAACTAATTGTTCTTGAAGAGAATTCTTGCATGAAACACTCCTGGTCCCAACAGAGCTCCTTGTTCTTTAAGGAAAAAAACACCAAGGGGTTGTCTAGATTCCCAAAATAAGTATTCACTTTAGTTCTATCACTCTCTCTAACCTCTGGATGTTGATGGCTCTTTCCTCATAAGGCTAAAAATCCTGTATAGCACCCACAAaatgaacttttgaaaatcaacAAATTTTCATACCTCTTCGTACTTAATGTGTTCAAAATTGCAAAGTCAAAGGATAAAGGATCACACTCCCCATATTTTTCTCACCCCCCACCTCCAAAGCCAATGCTTGTTATGCATCCTCACATATATCTGTCCATAACTCTTTGCATACTCTCAACTACAAAAATGTTATACATTTACCTTATTACTACTTGAAAACAATTAGATAGGACTAATGATCATCATATTTCCCTTGATTTGCTTCCTCCTTTTGTCCCACTACATGCAACTAGAGTTACAGATCTAGGACATTCTCTAATGTTTCCGAAATCACCAGCATTGTTGTTTCCAGACAACTTAATTAGATTGAACTTGTAAAGTTTGCAGATTGTTAATCCATGGAAGTGAACAATGATCAATGCAAACTCAGGATAAGAAATCTAATTTTACGAAATCAACATTCATAAGTGGTTTTAGTTTCTATACTTCTTCTTCACCACCACAAAAGGACACCCCGATCTGATTACTTATCTCTCGAACTTTACTAAGAACCCACTCTGAGCCTGGAGGCTTCTTAATTTTTTCACACAATACTGGCTCCTAAAAATCATCATTTCCCAAGATGTTGCTTGGGCTTTCTCCAGTGTGCTAGTATAATGCTCTGGCCCATCCTCATCATCATGATTTACAAAAAGGAACATGAAGAAAAACGCTTCTTAAACTAAAGTAGAAGAGAGAGTTCTTACCCGGTCTGGTTCAGCACGTCCATTGCTGCAGCGAAGGCCCCAACACCAGGAAAAATAAGCCGATTTGCATTGAGAATGTCTTCAGGAGTTTGCacctatcaaaagaaaagaacatggAACTTATATACGAGTGAATTTGATCTAAAATCTCCCTTCTAGCTCATCTAAATCATGTAATTCTATCACAGATAGCCATCACGTGACTACAAAACTATGCATTTCCTATATAAGACACTATACAAAGGCAATCACTATCAACTATTCTACTACTTCcaattgattcttctttgggAGGCCCTATTTTATGACTGAATCAGTACCTAGCAGTAAACCGTGTCAATTGGTCATCCAGACTCTTAGTTAGAACTCATTGTGTAGTGACCAAATACAAGTAGCTATCTCACACCCAACAGAAGTTGATTCCCAAGTCTTGATTGGAAACTAACTAGATATGCAGATGAAGAATAAGAAGTAATGCTCACATCCTTGATGTCGTAACCGAGAAATCGAATTGCATTCCTGACGCTTCGAACATTGCCGGCACCGTAGTCCAACAGAGTAACCACTGCAAACAAAGAATGTTAAGTTAGCGAGAGAGCTAACCAGAAAAAGAGAAGCAAAACCAGTTAAGGAGACATTAGATTATCACCGGAGCTTCCGTCGTTGGCGGCAGCGCGGACCGAAAAGTTCCTTGTTttgaatttgagattttttCGGTAAATGTTCTCATTGCGGCTGAGGAGAAGAGCAGAGGAAGATGATCGAAAGGGTTGAACTTTCGCAGAAACAAATGGCGCCGCCTCCATTAGCCAAATTCAAAACCACTGGACTGCTAAGTTTCGTTTCTCACTGTCTGC
This window encodes:
- the LOC122066947 gene encoding imidazole glycerol phosphate synthase hisHF, chloroplastic isoform X3, with product MEAAPFVSAKVQPFRSSSSALLLSRNENIYRKNLKFKTRNFSVRAAANDGSSVVTLLDYGAGNVRSVRNAIRFLGYDIKDVQTPEDILNANRLIFPGVGAFAAAMDVLNQTGMAEALCTYIENDRPFLGICLGLQLLFESSEENGPVKGLGLIPGVVGRFDSSSGFRVPHIGWNAVQITKDSGILDDIGGCHVYFVHSYRAMPSNANNDWISSTCDYGDNFIASIRKGNVHAVQFHPEKSGNVGLSILRRFLYSKSDVTEQPAERKASKLAKRVIACLDVRTNDKGDLVVTKGDQYDVREHTKENEVRNLGKPVELAGQYYKDGADEISFLNITGFRDFPLGDLPMLQVLRNASENVFVPLTVGGGIRDFTDGNGRHYSSLEVASEYFRSGADKVSIGSDAVYAAEAYLKTGAVVVSIDPRRVYLKDPNEVECKAIKVMIPGPNGEEYVWYQCTVNGGREGRPIGAYELAKAVEDLGAGEILLNCIDCDGQGTGFDIELIKLVSDAVTIPVIASSGAGAVEHFSEVFTKTNASAALAAGIFHRKEVPIQSVKEHLSKVEIEVRM
- the LOC122066947 gene encoding imidazole glycerol phosphate synthase hisHF, chloroplastic isoform X2 codes for the protein MEAAPFVSAKVQPFRSSSSALLLSRNENIYRKNLKFKTRNFSVRAAANDGSSVVTLLDYGAGNVRSVRNAIRFLGYDIKDVQTPEDILNANRLIFPGVGAFAAAMDVLNQTGMAEALCTYIENDRPFLGICLGLQLLFESSEENGPVKGLGLIPGVVGRFDSSSGFRVPHIGWNAVQITKDSGILDDIGGCHVYFVHSYRAMPSNANNDWISSTCDYGDNFIASIRKGNVHAVQFHPEKSGNVGLSILRRFLYSKSDVTEPAERKASKLAKRVIACLDVRTNDKGDLVVTKGDQYDVREHTKENEVRNLGKPVELAGQYYKDGADEISFLNITGFRDFPLGDLPMLQVLRNASENVFVPLTVGGGIRDFTDGNGRHYSSLEVASEYFRSGADKVSIGSDAVYAAEAYLKTGVKTGKTSLEQISRVYGNQAVVVSIDPRRVYLKDPNEVECKAIKVMIPGPNGEEYVWYQCTVNGGREGRPIGAYELAKAVEDLGAGEILLNCIDCDGQGTGFDIELIKLVSDAVTIPVIASSGAGAVEHFSEVFTKTNASAALAAGIFHRKEVPIQSVKEHLSKVEIEVRM
- the LOC122066947 gene encoding imidazole glycerol phosphate synthase hisHF, chloroplastic isoform X1; amino-acid sequence: MEAAPFVSAKVQPFRSSSSALLLSRNENIYRKNLKFKTRNFSVRAAANDGSSVVTLLDYGAGNVRSVRNAIRFLGYDIKDVQTPEDILNANRLIFPGVGAFAAAMDVLNQTGMAEALCTYIENDRPFLGICLGLQLLFESSEENGPVKGLGLIPGVVGRFDSSSGFRVPHIGWNAVQITKDSGILDDIGGCHVYFVHSYRAMPSNANNDWISSTCDYGDNFIASIRKGNVHAVQFHPEKSGNVGLSILRRFLYSKSDVTEQPAERKASKLAKRVIACLDVRTNDKGDLVVTKGDQYDVREHTKENEVRNLGKPVELAGQYYKDGADEISFLNITGFRDFPLGDLPMLQVLRNASENVFVPLTVGGGIRDFTDGNGRHYSSLEVASEYFRSGADKVSIGSDAVYAAEAYLKTGVKTGKTSLEQISRVYGNQAVVVSIDPRRVYLKDPNEVECKAIKVMIPGPNGEEYVWYQCTVNGGREGRPIGAYELAKAVEDLGAGEILLNCIDCDGQGTGFDIELIKLVSDAVTIPVIASSGAGAVEHFSEVFTKTNASAALAAGIFHRKEVPIQSVKEHLSKVEIEVRM